From Oryza brachyantha chromosome 9, ObraRS2, whole genome shotgun sequence, a single genomic window includes:
- the LOC102718207 gene encoding probable xyloglucan endotransglucosylase/hydrolase protein 28 — MPALPLLLSLVVLAGADARPPPLRLVRPARSIAFDEGYAQMFGDGNLALLRDGRRVHLSLDESTGAGFASQDLFLHGFFSAAIKLPADYAAGVVVAFYLSNGDTYEKTHDELDFEFLGNVRGREWRVQTNVYGNGSTAAGREERYDLPFDPTDAYHHYSILWTRHRIIFYVDETLIREVVSTAAMGAAFPSKPMSVYATIWDGSAWATLGGRYRVNYKYAPFVAEFADLVLHGCAVDPAEKHSAAAAAAAATSCADAAGYEGAAAVSVPQRAAMAAFRRGHMSYSYCHDRRRYPVALSECALPGTGAGAGVASLARVFGPDGMRLDGRHRRPRRTPDASS, encoded by the exons ATGCCGgcgctccccctcctcctgtCGCTCGTcgtgctcgccggcgccgacgcgaggccgccgccactgCGGCTCGTCCGCCCCGCGCGGAGCATCGCCTTCGACGAAGGCTACGCGCAGATGTTCGGCGACGGCAACCTCGCTCTGCTccgcgacggccgccgcgtccACCTCTCTCTCGACGAGTCCACCG GCGCCGGGTTCGCCTCGCAGGACCTCTTCCTCCACGGCTTCTTCAGCGCCGCCATCAAGCTCCCCGCCGACTACGCCGCCGGAGTGGTCGTCGCATTCTAC CTGTCGAACGGCGACACGTACGAGAAGACCCACGACGAGCTGGACTTCGAGTTCCTGGGCAACGTTCGGGGCCGCGAGTGGCGGGTGCAGACCAACGTGTACGGCAACggcagcaccgccgccggccgggagGAGCGCTACGACCTCCCCTTCGACCCCACCGACGCCTACCACCATTACTCCATCCTCTGGACCCGCCACCGCATCAT TTTCTACGTGGACGAGACGCTGATCAGGGAGGTGGtgagcacggcggcgatgggcgCGGCGTTCCCGTCGAAGCCGATGTCGGTGTACGCCACCATCTGGGACGGCTCCGCCTGGGCGACGCTCGGCGGCCGCTACAGGGTCAACTACAAGTACGCGCCCTTCGTCGCCGAGTTCGCCGACCTCGTCCTCCACGGCTGCGCCGTCGACCCCGCCGAGAAacactccgccgccgcggcggcggcggcggcgacgtcgtgcGCGGACGCGGCGGGCTACGAGGGGGCTGCCGCCGTGTCCGTGCCGCAGCGGGCCGCGATGGCGGCGTTCCGGCGCGGCCACATGTCCTACTCCTACTGCCACGACCGGAGGAGGTACCCGGTCGCGCTGTCCGAGTGCGCGCTCcccggcaccggcgccggcgccggcgtcgcctcgctcgcccgcgtgtTCGGCCCCGACGGGATGCGGCTcgacggccgccaccgccgcccgcgccgcaccCCCGACGCCTCGTCGTag